In one Coriobacteriia bacterium genomic region, the following are encoded:
- the larC gene encoding nickel pincer cofactor biosynthesis protein LarC, translating into MIAHLDASTGVSGDKFLGALLDIGAHTDASSPAFTVDDLAAAVASMAPEIAISIGRASRRGVEGVTVSVEASGDAAHRTWSDIRELLAEAAVPERARQRALAVFERLAQAEGRVHGVAPDDVHFHEVGAIDSIVDVVGVALGLERLAIERLVVSPVAVGSGTVHTAHGILPIPAPATALLLEGVPVVPGPSTGELTTPTGAALVAVLADVFGPLPPLVPRATGHGAGSRELAEAPNIARLIIGDAMRASSGHGVESVVLLESNLDHLSPEAVAHAAVELARSGALDVWTSGATMKKQRLGVVLSVLCRGDDADRLAEAIHALTGTLGVRRLELTRSTVERTVIEVETAHGPIRVKSGAGRLRPEADDVTRLARATGRSFDQMERELSNAAHDALDVQSDGEPAGGASGA; encoded by the coding sequence GTGATAGCCCATCTCGACGCATCGACGGGCGTATCGGGCGACAAGTTCCTCGGCGCGCTGCTCGACATCGGTGCCCACACCGACGCATCATCGCCGGCCTTCACCGTGGACGATCTAGCAGCTGCGGTGGCAAGCATGGCGCCCGAGATAGCCATCAGCATCGGACGAGCAAGCCGCCGAGGCGTCGAGGGCGTGACTGTCTCGGTCGAGGCGTCCGGTGATGCCGCCCACCGCACGTGGAGCGACATCCGAGAGCTGCTCGCAGAGGCTGCCGTGCCCGAACGTGCCCGCCAGCGCGCACTGGCCGTCTTCGAGAGGCTCGCCCAGGCAGAAGGCCGAGTTCACGGCGTGGCACCCGACGATGTCCACTTCCACGAAGTCGGAGCCATCGATTCGATCGTCGACGTCGTGGGCGTGGCACTCGGCCTCGAGCGGCTCGCGATCGAGCGCCTGGTCGTGTCCCCGGTCGCCGTCGGCTCAGGAACCGTCCACACCGCGCACGGTATTCTGCCGATTCCCGCACCGGCCACCGCGCTCCTGCTGGAGGGTGTTCCGGTAGTGCCGGGCCCCTCGACCGGTGAGCTCACCACTCCTACCGGGGCCGCTCTCGTGGCCGTCCTTGCCGATGTCTTCGGCCCGCTGCCTCCCCTGGTACCGCGCGCTACCGGTCATGGCGCCGGCTCGCGTGAATTGGCCGAGGCGCCCAACATCGCACGCCTGATCATCGGTGATGCCATGCGGGCATCGTCGGGCCACGGCGTCGAGTCCGTCGTCCTGCTCGAGAGTAACCTCGACCACCTCAGTCCCGAAGCGGTCGCCCACGCTGCCGTGGAGCTTGCCCGGTCAGGGGCTCTCGACGTCTGGACTTCGGGCGCCACCATGAAGAAGCAGCGGCTGGGAGTTGTGCTGTCAGTGCTCTGCCGTGGGGACGATGCCGACCGCCTCGCCGAAGCGATCCACGCGCTGACCGGAACCCTGGGTGTGCGACGGCTCGAACTGACTCGCAGCACGGTTGAGCGCACGGTGATCGAAGTCGAGACCGCTCATGGCCCCATCCGAGTGAAGTCCGGCGCCGGTCGCCTTCGCCCGGAAGCCGATGACGTCACGCGCCTCGCCCGCGCCACCGGCCGCAGCTTCGACCAGATGGAGCGCGAGCTGTCCAACGCAGCCCACGACGCCCTGGACGTGCAAAGCGATGGCGAGCCTGCTGGCGGCGCCTCCGGCGCCTGA
- the larB gene encoding nickel pincer cofactor biosynthesis protein LarB: MESDHLLRLLKSVATGSTRPEDAAARVDELYFSEVAGGTGAVEARVDHHRTDRCGFPEVIFCERKTPDQVASIACALLERSDVVLGTRASAAHAEALSHACPDMQWLEQPRMVLVDRRRELTPMGHIVVASAGTADTPVAEEAAVTAEVMGSRVTRLYDVGVAGVHRALAHIDLLRDARVVIAVAGMEGALPSLIAGLVAVPVVAVPTSVGYGANFGGVSALLTMLNSCAGGIGVVNIDNGFGAAVLATRINRPGWAELMAANPDTEEAAP, from the coding sequence ATGGAATCCGATCACCTGCTGAGACTCCTGAAATCCGTAGCCACCGGATCCACCCGTCCCGAGGACGCTGCAGCGCGCGTCGATGAGCTCTACTTCTCCGAGGTCGCCGGTGGCACCGGTGCGGTGGAGGCGCGCGTCGATCACCACCGTACCGATCGGTGCGGCTTCCCCGAAGTCATCTTCTGCGAGCGCAAGACGCCCGACCAGGTGGCATCGATAGCGTGCGCACTGCTCGAGCGCTCCGATGTGGTGCTGGGCACCCGGGCCTCCGCAGCACATGCAGAAGCCCTCTCCCACGCGTGCCCGGACATGCAGTGGCTCGAACAGCCCCGCATGGTCCTCGTCGATCGTCGCCGCGAACTCACGCCCATGGGCCACATCGTGGTTGCCAGCGCGGGAACCGCGGACACGCCCGTCGCGGAGGAGGCCGCGGTCACCGCCGAGGTCATGGGCAGCCGCGTCACGCGCCTCTACGACGTCGGGGTCGCGGGCGTGCACCGAGCGCTCGCGCACATCGACCTGCTCCGGGACGCCCGCGTCGTCATCGCCGTCGCGGGCATGGAGGGTGCGCTGCCATCGCTCATCGCCGGCCTGGTCGCCGTCCCGGTGGTGGCCGTCCCGACAAGCGTCGGCTACGGCGCGAACTTCGGTGGCGTCTCCGCGCTGCTCACCATGCTCAACTCGTGCGCGGGTGGCATCGGCGTCGTCAACATAGACAACGGATTCGGTGCCGCGGTGCTGGCGACGCGCATCAACCGACCCGGTTGGGCGGAACTCATGGCGGCGAATCCCGATACCGAAGAGGCGGCGCCGTGA